One Spinacia oleracea cultivar Varoflay chromosome 4, BTI_SOV_V1, whole genome shotgun sequence DNA segment encodes these proteins:
- the LOC130472384 gene encoding uncharacterized protein, which yields MKLNVDGAWKSNAVAGGGGVFRRSTGSWFVGFSSKFTVSSPLAAELYALREGLIIARDFKFEKLEIETDALNLKVLLGKIKEQDHHELGPVLREVANLLNQSWVGNLTHIPKFCNKVAHSLAAHSLIMAVGSKLHYIIPSCAKSDYEADFENANPEYVETIRKNARDEANSIVGANPSIDNADTLNQGGTSGGAAQLVFGSIVTDIKEARDNLKNVDNRNQDKGKGTAFTPFVVGGSTMDTAIEIVEVEEGEITNN from the coding sequence ATGAAGTTAAATGTGGATGGAGCTTGGAAGTCAAATGCAGTGGCAGGAGGTGGAGGAGTCTTCAGAAGGTCAACTGGCTCGTGGTTTGTTGGATTCTCCAGTAAATTCACTGTTAGCTCTCCTCTTGCTGCAGAGCTATATGCCTTAAGGGAGGGACTAATTATTGCTAGAGATTTCAAGTTTGAGAAGTTGGAGATAGAAACGGATGCTTTAAACCTCAAAGTGCTTTTGGGAAAGATTAAGGAACAAGATCACCATGAGCTGGGTCCTGTTTTGAGGGAGGTTGCCAACCTACTCAATCAGTCTTGGGTGGGAAATCTCACTCACATTCCGAAATTTTGCAACAAAGTGGCTCATTCTCTAGCTGCTCATTCTCTCATCATGGCAGTAGGAAGCAAACTGCATTACATTATCCCTTCCTGTGCAAAAAGTGATTATGAAGCTGATTTTGAAAACGCAAATCCAGAATATGTTGAAACAATTAGAAAAAATGCAAGGGATGAAGCAAACTCGATTGTGGGTGCTAATCCTTCAATTGATAATGCAGATACATTGAATCAGGGGGGGACATCAGGGGGAGCGGCGCAGCTGGTGTTTGGTTCAATTGTTACTGATATCAAGGAAGCCAGGGACAATTTGAAAAATGTTGATAACAGGAATCAAGATAAGGGTAAAGGGACAGCTTTCACTCCTTTTGTTGTTGGTGGTTCAACAATGGATACTGCTATTGAAATTGTTGAAGTAGAGGAAGGGGAGATTACCAACAACTGA
- the LOC110796881 gene encoding wax ester synthase/diacylglycerol acyltransferase 6-like: protein MEMNLKVKTKGKLVEKKSLELEELEPASPNSEYFLSEVATTYILSIFELEIPIDSSHMYDFFNGVFLDTHPRFSCIPIEGKKGKKMWKKVEVNVKDHIIKAPILPENLSPESYLDEYMSKLATLQMQLNKPLWEVHIFNYPTNNSASTLFVKFHHAIADGVSLMGVVFACFRRVDDPTLPLAFPTKTATSRTIIKQNVFHNFVVKTLRTVPRFLSSILCSVYDFGQTLSVVFFEDERTPIRSGNTNMRLPGSARICSITLPLIDIKRIKSLLRVTVNDVVLGIISFGIRLYIKEKEQGQTKKNTRMTASIAVNFRSIKGYAKPEDMRKGKTWGNKISVIELILPKFKEDDFKNPLNFIMKANKIMKRKRTSVGAIYLTAWTLEAIRIFAGYKIYISRRLLLMRNPPTPYLHVLLPYGNRSRGITPRLGCGQSPSRV, encoded by the exons ATGGAAATGAATCTGAAAGTAAAAACCAAAGGCAAACTGGTTGAGAAGAAAAGCTTAGAGTTAGAGGAGTTAGAGCCAGCGAGTCCAAACTCAGAATATTTCTTGAGTGAGGTTGCAACAACCTATATTCTTTCTATTTTTGAATTGGAGATCCCTATTGATTCTTCACATATGTATGATTTCTTCAATGGTGTCTTCCTTGACACTCATCCTCGTTTTTCGTGTATCCCG ATTGAAGGAAAGAAGGGAAAGAAAATGTGGAAGAAAGTAGAAGTAAATGTGAAAGATCATATTATTAAGGCCCCAATATTACCAGAAAATCTATCACCAGAAAGTTATTTAGATGAATATATGTCGAAATTAGCTACATTACAAATGCAACTAAACAAACCTTTGTGGGAAGTTCACATTTTCAATTACCCAACAAACAATTCGGCCTCAACATTATTTGTTAAGTTTCACCATGCAATTGCTGATGGTGTCTCACTCATGGGAGTTGTGTTCGCTTGCTTTCGGAGAGTCGATGATCCAACACTTCCCCTAGCTTTCCCTACCAAAACAGCTACTTCAagaacaataattaaacaaaatgTATTTCACAATTTTGTGGTGAAAACTTTAAGGACTGTGCCTAGATTTCTATCTTCTATCCTTTGTTCGGTATATGATTTTGGACAAACTCTTAGTGTCGTGTTTTTTGAAGACGAACGTACTCCGATCAGGTCGGGGAATACTAACATGCGTCTTCCTGGCTCAGCTAGAATTTGTTCAATCACTTTGCCTCTCATTGATATCAAGAGAATCAAGTCACTTCTTAGAGTG ACGGTTAATGATGTTGTTCTTGGGATAATCTCTTTCGGAATTCGGCTGTATATCAAAGAAAAAGAGCAAggacaaacaaagaaaaatactCGTATGACGGCGTCAATAGCCGTTAATTTTAGGAGCATCAAGGGTTATGCAAAACCAGAAGACATGCGCAAAGGAAAAACATGGGGAAATAAAATATCAGTGATTGAACTAATACTTCCAAAATTTAAAGAGGATGATTTTAAGAATCCCCTCAATTTTATCATGAAAGCCAATAAAATTATGAAGAGAAAGAGGACAAGTGTTGGTGCCATTTATCTCACCGCTTGGACCCTTGAGGCTATAAGGATTTTCGCCGGCTATAAG atatatatttcacgaaggttactgctgatgcggaatccgcctactccttatcttcacgtcttgttgccctatggaaatcgcagcagggggatcactcctcggcttggttgcgggcagtccccatctcgggtttag
- the LOC110796888 gene encoding protein OXIDATIVE STRESS 3, with protein sequence MEATHRMGLYHMKVTHDEEHKLMSMLGGFHDHHDDTFISESSSSSFEDSNNSMESSSSDLLDDASSSSSTSSSSSPRQSNGPLYELSELMNQLPIKRGLSKFYQGKSQSFTSLAKVASLEDLAKKDTPYQRRLKACKSYGGGLNNYRSPKAGISKKVSKGSLSNFSCLSRKSSFIGSCRPPLSRVQTTF encoded by the exons ATGGAAGCAACACATAGGATGGGATTGTATCATATGAAAGTAACACATGATGAAGAGCATAAGTTGATGAGTATGTTGGGAGGATTTCATGATCATCATGATGATACATTCATTAGTGAATCAAGTTCATCCTCCTTTGAAGACTCAAATAACTCTATGGAATCATCTTCATCGGATTTGCTTGATGAtgcatcatcatcttcatcaacatcatcttcatcatcaccAAGGCAATCAAATGGACCATTGTATGAATTATCCGAGCTCATGAACCAACTTCCCATCAA GAGAGGATTATCAAAGTTTTACCAAGGGAAGTCACAATCATTTACGTCACTAGCCAAAGTGGCAAGCTTAGAAGATCTTGCAAAGAAAGATACACCATATCAAAGAAGATTAAAAGCTTGTAAAAGTTATGGTGGTGGTTTAAATAATTATAGATCACCAAAAGCTGGAATTTCAAAGAAAGTTTCAAAGGGTTCTTTATCAAATTTCTCTTGTTTAAGTAGGAAATCTAGTTTTATAGGTAGTTGTAGACCTCCGCTAAGTCGTGTACAAACTACCTTCTAA
- the LOC130472383 gene encoding uncharacterized protein has protein sequence MAASVEKFHCPFVGLSGCQDGGGRGLVRSSLITHLRDRHCCSGVRDVTRHSLTTNLQVFSTAEVTFRRMGIWLCGDCFKTHTQRTRCRHGSGSITVFVDPPDSGDGIFRFILYGIQKPQAPASELSSSDAPREHHFSFDVALLDTLLSKRLRSVKSIPPRCRLGFSRVLKGALDKVICRPDDIACWVQLLVLPLCVLTTFSPRSNRECSSGVRRRRQEECITSAIRSWGEPGGSEQLVIDTLASVSPLDVDEDHDLAERNIKQCKRKISDGHYTAAVRVLSSSGLAPYNDATLADLRAKHPSVPVPTLPDIPVDHHLTASSAVVLEQIKGFPRGTSCGRDGLRAQHLLDCLGGASVAVSDELVDAITQVVNLFLAGKCPAVLGGYIASAPLTPLVKPGGGIRPIAVGTIWRRLVSKVGAALVGPRLGAYFGGIQFGVGVPAGGEAILHAVNRLVEARGADVGLSMLLVDFQNAFNLIDRSALLREVRLHCPALSRWVEFCYSSPARLYYGEHTLWSCQGVQQGDPLGPLLFSLVLHPLVCRIRDSFDLSLQAWYLDDGTIVGDTLVVGQVLELILEEGPHLGLHVNVEKTEVFWPSEDPRSHLEGVFPTDIARPALGVKLLGGPVSTDSSFCKELVSQRVSKTVVLMDAVAKLNDPQCELLLLRACTGVSKLYFAMRTCPPHLFEAAQLSFDVALRASLERIVTASGPGFGDWQRRLATLPYSYGGLGVYSAGDVRHYAFLESRLQSSALQDSLLRLSGVDGPGPAFDDALGLFNRTVESDLMRSPSEIAAPTLMKKLADIYFTKVTADAESAYSLSSRLVALWKSQQGDHSSAWLRAIPISGLGQTMNGSSVYL, from the exons ATGGCGGCTTCtgtggagaagtttcattgcccttttgtgggtcttagcgggtgccaggatggaggtgggcgtggtttggtgaggagttctctgatcactcacttgcgggatcgtcattgttgctctggtgtgcgggatgtaacccgtcattcccttactaccaatttgcaggttttttctacggctgaggtgacctttcgtcgtatgggtatttggctatgtggagattgtttcaagacaCATACTCAACGTActaggtgtcgacatggcagtggttctattactgtttttgtggacccacctgattctggggatggtatttttcgttttattctctatggtattcaaaaaccgcaagctcctgcttccgagctgtcttcttctgatgcgcctcgagaacatcatttttcttttgatgttgctcttctagacACTTTATTGTCTAAGCGATTACgctctgtgaaatccatccctcccagatgtcgtttgggtttttcgcgagttctaaaaggggcgcttgataaggtgatttgcagacctgatgacatcgcttgttgggttcagttgcttgtgttacctctttgtgtcctcacgactttttcaccgcgaagtaatcgtgagtgttcctctGGTGTTCGGCGGCGACGACAGGAAGAGtgtatcacctctgctattcgttcttggggtgagCCTGGTGGTTCCGAGCAACTAgtcatagacacattggctagtGTGTCTCCattggatgttgacgaagaccatgatttggcggagcgtaatattaagcaatgcaagagaaagatttctgacggtcactacactgctgcagttagggttctttcttcctcgggtcttgccccttacaatgatgctacCCTTGCAGATTTGCGAGCAAAGCACCCTTCcgttccggtccctaccttaccggatatccctgttgatcatcaccttactgcttcctccgctgttgttttggagcagattaagggctttccgcgtggtacttcgtgcggtagggATGGCTTGCGTGcccaacaccttttggattgcttgggtggtgcttctgtagctgtttctgatgagttggtggatgctatcactcaggtagttaatctctttcttgctggaaagtgcCCTGCTGTGCTTGGAGGatacattgctagtgctcctcttacgccacttgttaagcctggtgggggtattcggcctattgctgtgggcactatttggaggcgccttgtttctaaggtcggggctgctttggttggtccgcgtttaggagcCTACTTTGGAGGTattcagtttggagttggggttccagcaggtggtgaggccattctccatgctgtcaatcggttggttgaggctcgtggggccgatgttggcctctctatgttattggtggattttcagaatgcgttcaatttaattgatcgatcggctttgttgcgtgaggttcggcttcattgtcctgctctttcgcgttgggttgaattctgctactcttctccagcgcggctgtattatggggagcataccttgtggtcttgtcagggtgtgcagcaaggggatcctctcggccctttgcttttttctttggttctacatccattggtgtgtcgcatcagagactcatttgatctatctcttcaggcttggtacttggacgatggcactatcgttggtgacactttggtggttggacaggtcttggagttgattttggaggagggtcctcatttaggtctccatgttaatgttgagaagacggaggttttctggccttcggaggacccacgcagtcatctggagggtgtctttcctacggatattgctcgtcctgcgctcggtgttaagttgcttggtggcccagtcagtacggattcctctttttgcaaggagttggtttcgcagcgtgtgtcgaagactgttgtgttgatggatgctgtagccaagcttaatgatccccagtgtgagttgttgcttcttcgtgcgtgtactggagtttctaaactctactttgctatgcgcacttgtccgcctcatcttttcgaagcggcccaattatcttttgatgtggctctgcgggcttctttagagcgcatcgtgactgcttcggggcctgggttcggtgactggcaaaggcgccttgccaccttgccttattcttatggaggattgggtgtttattcagctggtgatgttcggcattatgcttttcttgaatcccgtttgcagtcttctgctttgcaggattcgcttcttcggctttcaggtgttgatggaccgggaccggcctttgatgatgctcttggtcttttcaataggaccgtggagtccgaccttatgcgtagccctagtgagatcgctgcccccacactcatgaagaaattggcagacatatatttcacgaaggttactgctgatgcggaatccgcctactccttatcttcacgtcttgttgccctatggaaatcgcagcagggggatcactcctcggcttggttgcgggcaatccccatctcgggtttaggccagactatgaacg GCAGCAGCGTGTATCTTTGA